One Paraburkholderia dioscoreae DNA segment encodes these proteins:
- a CDS encoding LysR family transcriptional regulator, whose translation MDLRQIQYFIALFEDGSVTRAAKRLNIVQPALSMQIAKLETELRQQLFERGPHGMTPTDAARQMYRLYTPIMRDIDRARDQLSRQDAIVTGRVSLGMVSSEAESVLPESLARFNALFPQVEVSVADGFSAQLIDAVEAGRLDAAVINKPRGRLALDVVPLLDEEMVLVTSAALGPDLPPAIDLATLTGIELVLPTRRNGLRGVLDAALLAADVVIKPKFEIDLLNTIVQFVEQSAVATILPRVVVQRKVDESVLRARTIASPPIVRHIILVSHPKRPIGPAARALIDIIGEEIRRVTTGTPAA comes from the coding sequence ATGGACCTTAGGCAAATTCAGTATTTCATCGCGCTTTTCGAAGACGGCTCCGTCACGCGGGCGGCGAAACGGCTCAATATCGTGCAACCCGCGCTCAGCATGCAGATTGCGAAGCTCGAAACCGAATTGCGCCAGCAACTCTTCGAGCGCGGGCCGCACGGCATGACGCCGACCGACGCGGCGCGCCAGATGTACCGTCTCTACACGCCGATCATGCGCGACATCGACCGGGCCCGCGACCAGTTGAGCCGCCAGGACGCGATCGTCACGGGGCGCGTGTCGCTCGGCATGGTGTCGTCGGAGGCGGAAAGCGTGCTGCCGGAGTCGCTCGCCAGGTTCAACGCGCTGTTCCCGCAGGTGGAGGTGTCAGTCGCCGACGGCTTCAGCGCGCAGCTGATCGACGCGGTCGAAGCGGGCCGGCTGGATGCGGCCGTCATCAACAAGCCGCGCGGGCGCCTCGCGCTCGACGTGGTGCCCCTGCTCGACGAGGAGATGGTGCTGGTGACGAGCGCCGCGCTCGGCCCCGACCTGCCGCCCGCCATCGATCTCGCGACGCTGACCGGCATCGAGCTGGTCCTGCCCACGCGCCGCAACGGCCTGCGCGGCGTGCTGGACGCGGCGCTGCTGGCCGCGGACGTGGTCATCAAGCCGAAGTTCGAAATCGACCTGCTGAACACCATCGTGCAGTTCGTCGAGCAGAGCGCCGTTGCGACGATCCTGCCGCGCGTGGTGGTGCAGCGCAAAGTGGACGAAAGCGTGCTGCGCGCGCGCACCATCGCCTCACCGCCGATCGTGCGGCACATTATCCTCGTGAGCCATCCCAAGCGGCCGATCGGGCCCGCGGCGCGCGCGCTGATCGACATCATCGGCGAAGAGATCCGGCGCGTGACGACGGGCACGCCCGCCGCGTGA
- a CDS encoding DUF2946 domain-containing protein — MSRFYRKIGSWLGLFAILMATLAPTISHTLAARSDESAMSGEHCDMPSMASTGSMDSIPSMDAMRDDAPEASSVASSTPDQPGNDHTQHTAMSDGDACGYCSLLAHMPVVPSVEGLFVVTVRALQHTAATRFDSVRRVEPLTFAQPRAPPFAS, encoded by the coding sequence GTGAGTCGTTTCTATCGGAAGATCGGCAGTTGGCTGGGATTGTTCGCGATCCTGATGGCCACGCTCGCTCCGACGATCTCGCATACGCTCGCCGCCCGCAGCGATGAAAGCGCCATGTCGGGCGAGCATTGCGATATGCCGTCGATGGCGTCCACGGGTTCGATGGACTCGATACCTTCAATGGACGCGATGCGGGACGACGCGCCGGAGGCGTCATCGGTCGCATCCTCTACGCCCGATCAGCCGGGCAACGATCACACCCAGCACACCGCCATGTCCGACGGCGATGCCTGCGGCTATTGCAGCCTGCTCGCCCACATGCCCGTCGTGCCGAGCGTCGAGGGACTGTTCGTCGTCACCGTCCGTGCTTTGCAGCACACCGCCGCGACCCGCTTCGACAGCGTGCGCCGCGTCGAACCGCTCACCTTCGCGCAGCCCCGCGCCCCTCCGTTCGCATCCTGA
- a CDS encoding ProQ/FinO family protein: MGFEQLAELKKQLAAARGEAAPAAKSGAKPASKDARPAAKDGSKPGARPARKPAPPRRAAPAAESGGRPAVEAKPVDPVVKSIGRLQKRFPIAFPKNPAPKLPLKVGIFEDLVAHAKELSLSEAELRDAIKTWCRGSRYWKSLVEGAARVDLTGAEAGKVTAQEAAGAQRLQAHRAGKGAPKAAAGAGSADAGATAGAATEVGVQATAEAAGAPAGTASVSAAAAVSQSVEAGKPQAGATDAPADRETVQEVAQQPAHQVAAEPVSTPATREA, translated from the coding sequence ATGGGTTTCGAACAACTCGCTGAACTGAAGAAGCAATTGGCCGCGGCCCGCGGCGAGGCTGCGCCCGCCGCCAAGTCCGGCGCCAAGCCTGCTTCGAAGGACGCCAGGCCTGCTGCCAAGGACGGGTCCAAGCCGGGCGCGAGGCCTGCCCGCAAGCCCGCGCCGCCGCGCCGTGCCGCGCCCGCTGCCGAATCCGGCGGCAGGCCGGCGGTGGAGGCGAAGCCGGTGGACCCGGTGGTGAAATCGATCGGGCGGCTGCAGAAACGCTTCCCCATTGCTTTTCCCAAGAATCCGGCGCCCAAGCTGCCGCTGAAGGTCGGTATTTTTGAAGATCTCGTCGCGCATGCGAAGGAACTGTCGTTGAGCGAAGCCGAATTGCGCGACGCGATCAAGACATGGTGCCGTGGCAGCCGCTACTGGAAAAGTCTCGTCGAAGGCGCGGCGCGCGTCGATCTGACGGGCGCCGAGGCGGGCAAGGTCACGGCGCAGGAAGCCGCCGGCGCGCAGCGTCTGCAGGCACATCGGGCCGGCAAGGGCGCGCCGAAGGCGGCGGCCGGCGCGGGGAGCGCGGATGCAGGCGCGACCGCCGGAGCAGCCACGGAAGTGGGCGTGCAAGCCACCGCGGAGGCAGCGGGAGCGCCGGCCGGGACAGCGAGTGTCTCGGCGGCCGCTGCGGTCTCGCAATCCGTCGAAGCGGGCAAGCCGCAGGCCGGTGCGACGGATGCGCCGGCTGATCGCGAAACCGTGCAGGAAGTCGCGCAGCAACCGGCTCACCAGGTTGCCGCTGAGCCGGTCAGCACGCCAGCCACCCGCGAAGCCTGA
- a CDS encoding TAXI family TRAP transporter solute-binding subunit, whose translation MKAQRPRPPHFNGEQPHAEWRDHTLPYIVVAVVIVLVVTLIVWLIDPAPPKTITMSAGPHDSSFLVAAEQYRKILARNGITLNVLESDGSVQNLHRLLDPKQHVDIAFVQGGVADGLNTSSLMSLGSVFYIPVVVFYRGAGLSQLSQLEGKRIAVGREGSGTRLLALKLLDANGIEPGGNTALVPSDGLQAATQLVAGEVDAAILSGDSATRGLMLRLLKVPGVSVMNFAEASAYTRLFPYLDEIDLPVGVLDLKRTIPPETVHLISPTVELVARNTLHPAISDLLIEAAQEVHGMPGLLQRAGQFPSPVVREYQISEDAQRYYKTGKSFLYRTLPFWLASIGDRTLVLLLPVAVLLFPAMRLIPALYRWRVRSRIYRYYGSLIAIERGALADSTDEERKRLFAELDQIEDSLNRLRMPLAYADAFYVLREHVGFVRSRLGAASRQGSHP comes from the coding sequence ATGAAAGCGCAGCGCCCGCGTCCCCCACACTTCAATGGCGAACAGCCGCATGCCGAGTGGCGCGATCACACGTTGCCTTATATCGTCGTGGCCGTGGTCATCGTGCTCGTGGTTACGCTGATCGTCTGGCTGATCGATCCGGCGCCGCCCAAAACGATCACCATGAGCGCCGGTCCGCACGACAGCTCATTTCTCGTCGCCGCGGAACAGTACCGGAAAATCCTTGCCCGCAACGGCATCACGCTGAACGTGCTGGAGTCCGACGGCTCCGTGCAGAACCTGCACCGTCTGCTGGATCCGAAGCAGCATGTCGATATCGCCTTCGTGCAGGGTGGCGTAGCCGACGGCCTCAACACTTCGTCGCTGATGTCGCTCGGCAGCGTCTTCTATATTCCGGTGGTGGTGTTCTATCGCGGCGCGGGCCTGAGCCAGCTTTCGCAACTGGAAGGCAAACGGATCGCGGTGGGCCGCGAAGGCAGCGGCACGCGACTGCTGGCGCTCAAACTGCTGGATGCCAACGGTATCGAGCCGGGCGGCAACACCGCACTGGTGCCGAGCGACGGCTTGCAGGCCGCCACCCAGCTCGTGGCGGGTGAAGTGGACGCGGCAATCCTGAGCGGCGACTCCGCAACCCGTGGCCTGATGCTGCGCCTGCTCAAGGTGCCGGGCGTTTCGGTCATGAACTTCGCCGAAGCGAGCGCCTATACGCGCCTCTTTCCCTATCTGGACGAAATCGACCTGCCGGTCGGCGTGCTGGATCTGAAGCGCACCATTCCGCCCGAAACGGTGCATCTGATCAGCCCGACGGTCGAACTGGTGGCCCGCAACACACTGCATCCGGCCATCTCCGACCTGCTGATCGAAGCGGCGCAGGAAGTGCACGGCATGCCGGGGTTATTGCAGCGCGCGGGGCAATTCCCGAGTCCGGTGGTGCGTGAATATCAGATCAGCGAGGACGCGCAGCGCTACTACAAGACGGGCAAGAGCTTTCTCTACCGCACGCTGCCGTTCTGGCTGGCGAGCATCGGCGACCGCACGCTGGTTCTGCTGCTGCCGGTGGCCGTGCTGCTGTTTCCGGCCATGCGCCTGATTCCGGCGCTGTACCGCTGGCGGGTGCGCTCACGCATCTATCGCTATTATGGTTCGCTGATTGCGATCGAACGCGGCGCGCTCGCCGATTCGACCGACGAGGAGCGCAAGCGGCTCTTCGCGGAACTGGATCAGATCGAGGATTCGTTGAACCGGCTGCGCATGCCGCTCGCTTACGCCGACGCGTTCTATGTGCTGCGCGAACACGTCGGGTTCGTGCGCAGCCGGCTAGGGGCTGCGTCGCGGCAAGGCAGCCACCCCTAG